The proteins below are encoded in one region of Enterobacteriaceae endosymbiont of Plateumaris consimilis:
- the rplQ gene encoding 50S ribosomal protein L17, with translation MRHRKIGRHLNRTSSHRKSMFKNMANSLIKYEIIKTTTIKAKELKRTIEPLITIAKNNNIANKRLIRSRINNKNNLIKLFDFIAPRFKNRSGGYTRIIKCGFRSGDKAPMSYIELLERKIITKKK, from the coding sequence ATGCGCCACCGTAAAATAGGTCGTCATTTAAATAGAACTAGTAGTCATCGTAAATCTATGTTTAAAAATATGGCTAATTCTTTAATAAAATACGAAATTATTAAAACAACAACCATAAAAGCTAAAGAACTAAAAAGAACAATAGAACCATTAATAACAATTGCAAAAAATAATAATATTGCTAATAAAAGATTAATTCGTTCTCGTATAAATAATAAAAATAATTTAATTAAATTATTTGATTTTATAGCACCAAGATTTAAAAATAGATCAGGAGGATATACACGTATAATAAAATGTGGATTTCGTAGTGGTGATAAAGCACCAATGTCATATATAGAATTATTGGAACGAAAAATAATAACTAAAAAAAAATAA
- the rplO gene encoding 50S ribosomal protein L15, with product MYLNTLAPSLGSKHYKKRLGRGIGSGLGKTSGRGHKGQKSRSGGKINKSFEGGQTPLHRRLPKFGFKSRKKIFYKEVTLNDLNKIKSNVIDLNTLKVFKVISKKIKYVKIINTGKIFVSLKLIKLRCTKNAKLAIERLGGKIEE from the coding sequence ATGTATTTAAATACTTTGGCTCCTTCTTTAGGATCAAAACATTATAAAAAACGTTTAGGACGAGGTATTGGTTCAGGATTAGGTAAAACTAGTGGTAGAGGTCATAAAGGACAAAAATCTCGTTCTGGTGGAAAAATAAATAAATCTTTTGAAGGAGGTCAAACTCCTTTACATAGAAGATTACCAAAATTTGGTTTTAAATCACGTAAAAAAATTTTTTATAAAGAAGTTACATTAAATGATTTAAATAAAATAAAAAGTAATGTTATTGATTTAAATACTTTAAAAGTATTCAAAGTTATTAGTAAAAAAATTAAATATGTTAAAATTATAAATACCGGAAAAATCTTTGTATCATTAAAACTTATTAAATTACGTTGTACAAAAAATGCAAAGCTTGCTATTGAAAGATTAGGTGGAAAAATAGAGGAATAA
- the def gene encoding peptide deformylase, with product MSILKLLYFPNDKLRIVAKSVKKIDNKIKLLTNNMIKTMYTYKGIGLAATQIGVNKRIIVIDVSNKQNNPLVFINPTIIVQNKTKINNEEGCLSIPQQKYFIYRYKTVKVQAKNLTNKNFEIEANNLLSYCLQHEIDHLNGILFIDYLSNLKYQRVYKKMKKFYQKIIRYKKNKIIYNYNEYK from the coding sequence ATGTCAATATTAAAATTATTATATTTTCCAAATGATAAATTAAGAATTGTAGCTAAATCTGTAAAAAAAATAGATAATAAAATTAAATTATTAACTAATAATATGATTAAAACTATGTATACTTATAAAGGTATAGGTTTAGCGGCAACACAAATAGGAGTAAATAAACGTATTATAGTTATAGATGTATCAAATAAGCAAAATAATCCATTAGTTTTCATTAATCCAACAATAATTGTACAAAACAAAACTAAAATTAATAATGAAGAAGGATGTTTATCAATACCTCAACAAAAATATTTTATTTATAGATATAAAACAGTTAAAGTACAAGCAAAAAACTTAACTAATAAAAATTTTGAAATAGAAGCTAATAATTTATTATCCTATTGTTTACAACATGAAATAGATCATTTAAATGGTATTTTATTTATCGATTATTTATCAAATTTAAAATATCAAAGAGTTTATAAAAAAATGAAAAAATTTTATCAAAAAATAATACGTTATAAAAAAAATAAAATAATATATAATTACAATGAATATAAATAA
- the trxA gene encoding thioredoxin, giving the protein MNNSTIIYLTDINFKTQININSFILVDFWADWCNPCKMFSLVLDEIFKKYNKKLFFAKLNIDKYPNIAQKYDVRSIPTIILFNNGIIIDQTTGSINKIQLTKFLDKHLK; this is encoded by the coding sequence ATGAATAATTCAACTATTATTTATTTAACTGATATAAATTTTAAAACACAAATTAATATTAATAGTTTTATTTTAGTTGATTTTTGGGCAGATTGGTGTAATCCATGCAAAATGTTTTCCTTAGTTTTGGATGAAATATTTAAAAAATATAATAAAAAATTATTTTTTGCTAAATTAAATATTGATAAATATCCTAATATAGCTCAAAAATATGATGTTCGTAGTATACCAACAATTATATTATTTAATAACGGTATTATAATAGATCAAACTACTGGTTCAATTAATAAAATTCAATTAACAAAATTTTTAGATAAACACTTAAAGTAA
- a CDS encoding Fe-Mn family superoxide dismutase, whose product MVYKLPSLSYSYSALEPFFDKETMEIHYTKHHQNYVNNTNLIIDKINLKNISINELLSMIDVIPLSTLQRNFLRNNAGGHANHSFFWKILKKNTQPNDIIKEAIIKSFGSFKKFQKNFENIAINFFGSGWIWLIKKNSILSIVTTKNQYNPLMGKNVNGFFGYPIIALDLWEHAYYLKYQNQRSLYIKAFWNVLNWDAVQNLFLKSEL is encoded by the coding sequence ATGGTTTATAAATTACCATCTTTATCATATAGTTATTCTGCATTAGAACCATTCTTTGATAAAGAAACAATGGAAATCCATTATACAAAGCATCATCAAAATTATGTGAATAATACTAATTTAATCATTGATAAAATTAATTTAAAAAATATTTCAATAAATGAATTATTATCTATGATAGATGTAATACCATTATCAACTTTACAAAGAAATTTTTTACGTAATAATGCTGGTGGTCATGCTAATCACAGTTTTTTTTGGAAAATTTTAAAAAAAAATACTCAACCTAATGATATAATTAAAGAAGCTATAATAAAATCATTTGGTAGTTTTAAAAAATTTCAAAAAAATTTTGAAAATATTGCTATAAATTTTTTTGGATCAGGATGGATTTGGTTAATTAAAAAAAATAGTATTTTAAGTATAGTTACTACTAAAAATCAATATAATCCATTAATGGGTAAAAATGTTAATGGTTTTTTTGGTTATCCAATAATAGCTTTAGATTTATGGGAACATGCATATTATTTAAAATATCAGAATCAAAGATCTTTGTATATAAAAGCTTTTTGGAATGTATTAAATTGGGATGCAGTACAAAATTTATTTTTAAAAAGTGAATTATAA
- the rpmJ gene encoding 50S ribosomal protein L36, with product MKVRTSVKKLCRDCKIIRRHRVVRVLCKKDPKHKQRQG from the coding sequence ATGAAAGTACGTACTTCTGTTAAAAAATTATGTCGTGATTGTAAAATTATTCGTCGTCATAGAGTAGTTCGTGTTCTGTGTAAAAAAGATCCGAAACATAAACAACGTCAAGGTTAA
- a CDS encoding class I adenylate cyclase, translating to MKKNFFGYIEKIIKRMHVLNQLRIYRTMNSMDYIFKKIYILLPILLHYNHPLIPGYISDNIPYGIDNFYPHKKHLSLLTKNINIFVKKKYSKYNNPIIGIYSMGSISSIGQNKNSDFDIWVFHQIWLSKKKCLYLKKKFSILKKWCNLIGVQVNFFLINENYFRKNNILIKNTSYNTINNHLLLDEFYRTAVCMAGKPIIWNIVPINKENYYDHYVNFLYKKNFLLKNEWLDLGGLKNISIEHYFKYILWYIYKKIDLDPYKTILKILLLECYLYENPNTKLLAIEFKKHLHNGNITSLKLDSYYMMLKKITFYLIKIGDFKRLDLIRKCFYIKTRVKLSINKKIYNWKYYKINILVKNWKWNFNKIKYLDNINY from the coding sequence ATGAAAAAAAATTTTTTTGGTTATATAGAAAAAATTATAAAACGAATGCATGTATTAAATCAATTGAGAATTTATAGAACTATGAATTCAATGGATTATATTTTTAAAAAAATATATATCTTATTACCTATATTATTACATTATAATCATCCATTAATTCCAGGATATATTTCAGATAATATTCCATATGGCATCGATAACTTTTATCCTCATAAAAAACATTTATCTTTATTAACAAAAAATATTAATATTTTTGTAAAAAAAAAATACTCCAAATATAATAATCCAATTATAGGAATATATTCTATGGGTAGTATATCATCTATAGGTCAGAATAAAAATTCTGATTTTGATATTTGGGTATTTCATCAAATATGGTTAAGTAAAAAAAAATGTTTATATTTAAAAAAAAAATTTTCTATTTTAAAAAAATGGTGTAATTTAATAGGTGTACAAGTAAATTTTTTTTTAATTAATGAAAATTATTTTCGTAAAAATAATATTTTAATAAAAAATACATCTTATAATACGATTAACAATCATTTATTATTAGATGAATTTTATAGAACAGCTGTTTGTATGGCTGGCAAACCTATAATATGGAATATTGTGCCAATTAATAAAGAAAATTATTATGATCATTATGTAAATTTTTTATATAAAAAAAATTTTTTATTAAAAAATGAATGGTTAGATCTAGGAGGATTAAAAAATATTTCTATTGAACATTATTTCAAATATATTTTATGGTATATTTATAAAAAAATAGATTTAGATCCTTATAAAACAATACTAAAAATATTATTATTAGAATGTTATTTATATGAAAATCCTAATACTAAATTATTAGCTATTGAATTTAAAAAACATTTACATAATGGTAATATTACTTCATTAAAATTAGATTCTTATTATATGATGTTAAAAAAAATTACATTTTATTTAATTAAAATTGGTGATTTTAAAAGATTAGATTTAATAAGAAAATGTTTTTATATTAAAACACGTGTAAAACTATCAATAAATAAAAAAATTTATAATTGGAAATATTATAAAATAAATATTTTAGTTAAAAATTGGAAATGGAATTTTAATAAAATAAAATATTTAGATAATATTAATTATTAG
- the aroE gene encoding shikimate dehydrogenase, giving the protein MFAIFGNPIKHSKSPTIHKLFAEQLNILQQYKKIYVPINKFNNIINYFFKHGGYGANITIPFKKNAYDICDFLTERGIKSGVVNTLKIIKNNKILGDNTDGIGLLKDLQKINFIHKNSNILLLGAGGAAQGIIYPLINFGCKITITNRTYKNSCNLLNHFNNKKHIEVIKIEDTYNITHIKNINYDLIINATSSSIKNKIPNISSNIIHNNIFCYDLFYSSNITSFLKWCLYHGAKQVSDGMGMLIEQAAYSFFLWYGIMPNTTLILKKFKKKYL; this is encoded by the coding sequence ATGTTTGCTATTTTTGGAAATCCTATAAAACATAGTAAATCTCCTACAATACATAAACTTTTTGCAGAACAATTAAATATTCTACAACAATATAAAAAAATATATGTTCCAATTAATAAATTTAATAATATAATTAATTATTTTTTTAAACATGGAGGCTATGGTGCTAATATTACAATACCATTTAAAAAAAATGCATATGACATATGTGATTTTTTAACAGAAAGAGGAATTAAAAGTGGTGTAGTTAATACATTAAAAATTATTAAAAATAATAAAATATTAGGAGATAATACCGATGGTATTGGTTTATTAAAAGATTTACAAAAAATTAATTTTATACATAAAAATAGTAATATATTATTATTAGGTGCAGGAGGAGCAGCTCAAGGTATTATATACCCCCTTATTAATTTTGGTTGTAAAATTACAATAACTAATCGTACTTATAAAAATTCTTGTAATCTTTTAAATCATTTTAATAATAAAAAACATATTGAAGTGATCAAAATAGAAGATACCTATAATATAACTCATATTAAAAACATAAATTATGATTTGATTATAAATGCAACATCTAGTAGCATTAAAAATAAAATTCCAAATATTTCTTCTAATATTATACATAATAATATTTTTTGTTACGATTTATTTTATAGTTCTAATATTACATCATTTTTAAAATGGTGTTTATATCATGGAGCTAAACAAGTATCTGATGGTATGGGTATGTTAATAGAACAAGCAGCTTATTCTTTTTTTTTATGGTATGGAATTATGCCTAATACTACATTAATTTTGAAAAAATTTAAAAAAAAATATTTATAA
- a CDS encoding DNA-directed RNA polymerase subunit alpha, protein MNNSVTEFLKPRLVNIKKINKNTVSVTLEPLERGFGHTLGNALRRILLSSMPGYAVTEVEIEGILHEYSTKEGVQEDIIEILLNLKKLAVKVKSNKQEFFLTLNKSGVGPVIAADIDHGNDIELVNPDYIICNLTDQNTSINMKIKIELGRGYIAAYTKIHSEKYDDRPIGRLLVDACYSPIERIMYNVEAARVKQRTDLDKLIIEMETNGTIDPEEAIRKAATILSEQLETFVYLRNIPQQEIKEEKPEFDPILLRPVDDLELTVRSANCLKTESIQFIGDLVQRTEVELLKTPNLGKKSLTEIKDILASKGLTLGMRLENWPPIIIEKK, encoded by the coding sequence ATGAATAATTCTGTAACTGAATTTTTGAAACCTCGTTTAGTTAATATTAAAAAAATTAATAAAAATACTGTTAGTGTTACTCTTGAACCTTTAGAAAGAGGTTTTGGACATACATTAGGTAATGCATTAAGACGCATTTTATTATCTTCAATGCCTGGATATGCAGTTACTGAAGTAGAAATTGAAGGAATATTACATGAGTATAGTACAAAAGAAGGAGTTCAAGAAGATATTATTGAAATTTTATTAAATTTAAAAAAATTAGCTGTAAAGGTTAAAAGTAATAAACAAGAATTTTTTTTAACTTTAAATAAATCAGGAGTTGGTCCAGTAATAGCAGCAGATATAGATCATGGTAATGATATTGAATTAGTAAATCCAGATTATATTATTTGTAATTTAACAGATCAAAATACTTCAATTAACATGAAAATTAAAATTGAATTAGGTAGAGGATATATTGCTGCATATACTAAAATTCATTCTGAAAAATATGATGATCGTCCAATAGGACGACTATTAGTCGATGCATGTTATAGTCCAATTGAAAGAATAATGTATAATGTTGAAGCAGCAAGAGTGAAACAAAGAACAGATTTAGATAAGTTAATAATAGAAATGGAAACTAATGGTACTATAGATCCAGAAGAAGCAATAAGAAAAGCTGCTACAATTCTTTCAGAACAATTAGAAACTTTTGTTTATTTACGTAATATTCCTCAACAGGAAATTAAAGAAGAAAAACCTGAATTTGATCCTATTTTATTGCGTCCAGTAGATGATTTAGAATTAACTGTCAGATCTGCTAATTGTTTAAAAACAGAATCGATACAATTTATAGGTGATTTAGTACAACGAACTGAAGTTGAATTACTTAAAACTCCTAATTTAGGAAAAAAATCTTTAACAGAAATTAAAGATATTTTAGCTTCTAAAGGTTTAACATTAGGAATGCGTTTAGAAAATTGGCCACCCATTATAATCGAAAAAAAATAA
- the dksA gene encoding RNA polymerase-binding protein DksA, whose translation MKKKNKILSSLNILSIAGVSPYKLKSKEEYMNKKQLLHFEKILQSWRKQLINEDNHNISYIPNEMSKFPDPIDRAVQEEEFNFNLRNKDRERKLIKKIELTLIKIKQNNFGYCQSCGIEIGIKRLEARPTAYLCIDCKTLAEIREKQIAG comes from the coding sequence ATGAAAAAAAAAAATAAAATTTTATCTTCTTTAAATATTTTATCTATTGCAGGAGTTTCTCCTTATAAATTAAAATCAAAAGAAGAATATATGAATAAAAAACAATTATTACATTTTGAAAAAATATTACAATCTTGGCGTAAACAATTAATAAATGAAGATAATCATAATATTTCTTATATTCCAAATGAAATGTCAAAATTTCCTGATCCAATAGATAGAGCTGTGCAAGAAGAAGAATTTAATTTTAATTTAAGAAATAAAGATAGAGAAAGAAAATTAATTAAAAAAATTGAATTAACTTTAATAAAAATTAAACAAAATAATTTTGGTTATTGTCAATCCTGTGGAATAGAAATTGGTATAAAAAGATTAGAAGCTCGTCCTACTGCATATCTATGTATTGATTGTAAAACTTTAGCTGAAATTCGTGAAAAACAAATAGCAGGATAA
- the rpsM gene encoding 30S ribosomal protein S13, giving the protein MARIAGINIPNNKHIKIALQYIYGIGNYHSIHICKIININQYTKVSSLSEEQIDLLREEVSKLTVEGELRRKVNLNIKRLIDLGCYRGLRHRKGLPVRGQRTKTNAHTRKKFRKIFKKQ; this is encoded by the coding sequence GTGGCTCGTATAGCAGGAATTAATATTCCTAATAATAAACATATTAAAATAGCATTACAATATATTTATGGTATTGGTAATTATCATTCTATACATATTTGTAAAATTATTAATATTAATCAATATACTAAAGTAAGTTCATTGTCAGAAGAACAAATAGATTTATTAAGAGAAGAAGTATCTAAACTTACAGTAGAAGGAGAATTAAGAAGAAAAGTTAATCTAAATATTAAGAGATTAATTGATTTAGGATGTTATCGAGGATTAAGACATCGTAAAGGTTTACCAGTAAGAGGACAACGTACTAAAACAAATGCACATACTAGAAAAAAATTTCGTAAAATTTTTAAAAAACAATAA
- the rpsD gene encoding 30S ribosomal protein S4: MAKYLGPKLKLSRREGTDLFLKSNVRNIDSKCKLEQAPGQHGLKKSRLSDYGIQLREKQKVRRIYGVLEKQFRNYYKKALKLKGNTGFNLLLLLEKRFDNVLYRMGFSVTRSEARQLICHKSVKINDFIVNIPSYQVKINDKIEICEKSKKQIRIKAAIDLSSQFEKSNWLEINTNKMEGIFKRIPERSDLSSDINEHLIIELYSK; encoded by the coding sequence ATGGCAAAATATTTAGGACCTAAATTAAAATTGAGTAGAAGAGAAGGTACAGATTTATTTTTAAAATCTAATGTTCGTAACATTGATTCAAAATGTAAATTAGAACAAGCTCCTGGACAACATGGATTGAAAAAATCAAGATTATCTGATTATGGGATACAATTAAGAGAAAAACAAAAAGTTCGTCGTATATATGGTGTTTTAGAAAAACAATTTCGTAATTATTATAAAAAAGCATTAAAATTAAAAGGAAATACAGGATTTAACTTATTATTATTATTAGAAAAAAGGTTTGATAATGTTTTGTATCGAATGGGATTTAGTGTTACTAGATCAGAAGCAAGACAACTTATATGTCATAAATCTGTAAAAATTAATGATTTTATTGTTAATATACCTTCTTATCAAGTAAAAATTAATGATAAAATAGAAATATGTGAAAAATCAAAAAAACAAATAAGAATAAAAGCAGCTATAGATCTTTCTAGTCAATTTGAAAAATCTAATTGGTTAGAAATAAATACTAATAAAATGGAAGGTATATTTAAACGTATTCCAGAACGTTCTGATTTATCATCAGATATTAATGAACATTTAATAATTGAATTATATTCAAAATAA
- the rpsK gene encoding 30S ribosomal protein S11, with translation MKKRQNSKFKKNIKKQIIDGIAHIHASFNNTIVTITDRQGNSLGCATAGGSGFRGSRKSTPFAAQVAAERCAESVKDYGIKNLEVMIKGPGPGRESTIRALNNAGFRITNITDITPIPHNGCRPPKKRRV, from the coding sequence ATGAAAAAAAGACAAAATTCTAAATTTAAAAAAAACATAAAAAAACAAATTATTGATGGTATTGCACATATACATGCATCTTTTAACAATACTATTGTTACCATTACAGATAGACAAGGAAATTCATTAGGATGTGCTACAGCAGGAGGTTCTGGTTTTAGAGGATCTCGTAAGTCAACACCATTTGCTGCACAAGTAGCAGCAGAACGTTGTGCAGAATCTGTAAAAGATTATGGTATAAAAAATCTTGAAGTTATGATAAAAGGACCAGGACCAGGAAGAGAATCAACAATTAGAGCATTAAATAATGCTGGTTTTCGTATTACAAATATTACTGATATTACACCAATACCTCATAATGGTTGTCGTCCTCCAAAAAAAAGACGTGTATAA
- the fmt gene encoding methionyl-tRNA formyltransferase: MNINKNKIKIIFMGTSNFAVFHLKELLKHYKIICVITKPDNYSNRGQKLTFNPIKKLVLQHKINILQPSSLNNKEFLNSILKYKFNIIIVVDYGLLIPPLILSIPSLGCINVHASLLPRWRGAAPIQRALCENDTQTGISIIKMNSCLDAGDIIYQKKCDIYSNETYGTLYNKLCVLGRQGLLYILNIFSEGKSIKLKPQNKYNIKITYAHKILKKESKINWSLSAKKIECIIRAFNPYPGTYFLLKNERFKIWNATAIMKNNFNKKISIPGEILYVDIQNSINISTINGILKIKVIQPCGRVPMNIRDFLNNQNYIKLFSKGVILK, translated from the coding sequence ATGAATATAAATAAAAATAAAATAAAAATTATTTTTATGGGTACTTCTAATTTTGCAGTATTTCATTTAAAAGAATTATTAAAACACTATAAAATAATTTGTGTTATTACTAAACCAGATAATTACTCTAATAGAGGACAGAAATTAACTTTTAATCCTATTAAAAAATTAGTTTTACAACATAAAATAAATATTTTACAACCTTCATCTTTAAACAATAAAGAATTTTTAAATTCAATATTAAAATACAAATTTAATATAATTATTGTTGTAGATTACGGTTTATTAATACCTCCATTAATTTTAAGTATACCAAGTTTAGGATGTATTAATGTACATGCATCATTATTACCTAGATGGAGAGGTGCTGCACCAATACAAAGAGCTTTATGTGAAAATGATACTCAGACTGGTATAAGTATAATTAAAATGAATAGTTGTCTAGATGCTGGAGATATTATCTATCAAAAAAAATGTGATATTTATTCTAATGAAACATATGGTACTTTATATAATAAATTATGTGTCTTAGGAAGACAAGGTCTTTTATATATTTTAAATATCTTTTCTGAAGGAAAAAGTATTAAATTAAAACCTCAAAATAAATATAATATAAAAATAACATATGCTCACAAAATTTTAAAAAAAGAAAGTAAAATAAATTGGTCTCTGTCAGCTAAAAAAATAGAATGTATTATTCGTGCATTTAACCCATATCCAGGAACATATTTTTTATTAAAAAATGAAAGATTTAAAATATGGAATGCAACAGCAATAATGAAAAATAATTTTAATAAAAAAATATCAATACCAGGTGAAATATTATATGTAGACATTCAGAATAGTATTAATATAAGTACAATTAATGGGATACTAAAAATCAAAGTAATTCAACCCTGTGGTAGGGTACCAATGAATATTAGAGATTTTTTAAATAATCAAAATTATATTAAACTTTTTTCTAAAGGTGTAATTTTAAAATAA
- the secY gene encoding preprotein translocase subunit SecY — protein sequence MIKPFSKLDFQSTKKGFSELKQRFIFLISALIIFRIGSFIPIPGINLNVLNTLIKHQSGTIIDMFNIFSGGALSRASILALGIMPYISASIILQLLSVLHPKLIALKKEGEAGRRKINKYTKYTTLILSIIQSVGIVTGLPKISGMQNLILNPGICFFFISVLSLVTGTMFLMWLGEQITNRGIGNGISIIIVIGIISGLPTAIGHTIEQINEGDLNFFIILILLIIIFIITFFVVFMERGQRKIIVNYAKRYSGRNLYKQQNTHLPLRINMSGVIPAIFASSIILFFITITSWFGNSTGWEWLKNITIILQPKQMFYMILYVSLIMFFCFFYTLLVFSPKETADNLKKSGAYISGIRPGEQTAKYIKKIILRLTLTGALYISFICLVPEFLRNIINVPFYFGGTSLLIVVVVTMDVITQIQTLIMSTQYESMLKKINLKS from the coding sequence ATGATAAAACCATTTTCTAAATTAGATTTTCAAAGTACTAAAAAAGGTTTTAGTGAATTAAAACAAAGATTCATATTTTTAATTAGTGCTTTAATTATTTTTCGTATAGGATCTTTTATCCCTATACCTGGTATAAATTTAAATGTATTAAATACGTTAATTAAACACCAAAGTGGTACTATTATTGATATGTTTAATATATTTTCTGGTGGAGCTTTGAGTAGAGCTTCTATTTTAGCTTTAGGAATTATGCCATATATTTCAGCATCAATTATTTTACAATTATTAAGTGTTCTTCATCCTAAATTAATTGCTTTAAAAAAAGAAGGAGAAGCAGGTAGACGTAAAATTAATAAATATACCAAATATACTACATTAATTTTATCTATTATACAATCTGTAGGTATAGTAACTGGATTACCTAAAATATCAGGTATGCAAAATTTAATTTTAAATCCAGGTATCTGTTTCTTTTTTATTTCTGTATTAAGTTTAGTTACAGGAACTATGTTTTTAATGTGGTTAGGAGAACAAATTACAAATAGAGGAATTGGTAATGGTATTTCTATAATTATAGTTATAGGTATTATTTCAGGATTACCAACTGCTATTGGACATACAATAGAACAAATTAATGAAGGTGATTTAAACTTTTTTATAATATTAATATTATTAATAATAATTTTTATTATTACTTTCTTTGTTGTTTTTATGGAAAGAGGTCAAAGAAAGATAATAGTTAATTATGCTAAAAGATATAGTGGCAGAAATTTATATAAACAACAAAATACTCATTTACCATTAAGAATTAATATGTCAGGTGTAATACCTGCAATATTTGCTTCTAGTATTATTTTATTTTTTATCACTATAACATCTTGGTTTGGTAATAGTACAGGATGGGAATGGCTTAAAAATATTACTATTATTTTACAACCTAAACAAATGTTTTATATGATATTATATGTTTCTTTAATTATGTTTTTTTGTTTTTTTTATACACTTTTAGTATTTAGTCCAAAAGAAACAGCAGATAATTTAAAAAAATCAGGTGCTTATATTTCTGGAATACGTCCAGGAGAACAAACAGCTAAATATATTAAAAAAATTATTTTGCGATTAACATTAACAGGTGCATTATACATTAGTTTTATATGTTTAGTACCTGAGTTTTTACGTAATATCATAAATGTTCCTTTTTATTTTGGGGGTACATCATTACTAATAGTGGTAGTTGTTACTATGGATGTTATAACTCAAATACAAACATTAATTATGTCAACTCAATATGAATCTATGTTAAAAAAAATTAATTTAAAATCATAA
- a CDS encoding Sua5/YciO/YrdC/YwlC family protein: MNFNIFIDALKLGKIIAYPTESVFGLGCDPDNKNAVYKLLSIKKRNINKGFILIASDYKQLLSYIDETKLSLKQINMVLSCQKFITWTIPISLNTPYWLTGNFNSIAIRITDYYPINKLCRFYGKPIVSTSANITGHKPCLYSHEINSHFKKKILILHGSIGGYKKPSEIRDITTNKIIRKG, from the coding sequence ATGAATTTTAATATATTTATTGACGCATTAAAATTAGGTAAAATAATTGCTTATCCTACTGAATCTGTATTTGGATTAGGATGTGATCCTGATAATAAAAATGCAGTATATAAACTATTATCTATAAAAAAACGTAATATTAATAAAGGATTTATTTTAATAGCTTCAGATTATAAACAATTATTATCTTATATAGACGAAACTAAGTTATCTTTAAAGCAAATTAATATGGTTCTATCATGTCAAAAATTTATAACATGGACAATACCTATATCATTAAATACTCCTTATTGGTTAACAGGAAATTTTAATTCAATAGCCATTCGAATAACTGATTACTATCCTATTAATAAATTATGTCGTTTTTATGGTAAACCTATTGTTTCTACCAGTGCAAATATAACAGGTCATAAACCATGTTTATATTCTCATGAAATCAATTCTCATTTTAAAAAAAAAATATTAATTTTACATGGTTCTATTGGAGGATATAAAAAACCCTCTGAAATTAGAGATATTACAACAAATAAAATTATTCGAAAAGGATAA